In Gossypium arboreum isolate Shixiya-1 chromosome 5, ASM2569848v2, whole genome shotgun sequence, a single genomic region encodes these proteins:
- the LOC108452070 gene encoding uncharacterized protein LOC108452070, whose protein sequence is MEETTKPRRKASNRKPLTDLTNTIPSSLPFSQSSSASIKTQIKSSHPSDLKSLPSNPNTSLKRTSKLTPTDSTKNINNNNNDKKENEICPSDNANPSSKPSPPSKTPSLSDFEPCTVYRRRTAKKKKSKGKEVAEPLSSLFETRTPSLRKKKDEDGDIGISKSCPMPCKKKQCRDKAEINASKVDLPQDFINKQRAYFAEVDAFELEEEVASGNESN, encoded by the exons ATGGAAGAAACAACAAAACCAAGAAGAAAAGCCAGCAACAGGAAACCCCTCACTGATCTCACCAATACAATCCCATCCTCTCTTCCTTTTTCACAATCCTCCTCTGCTTCTATCAAAACCCAAATCAAATCTTCGCACCCTTCGGATCTTAAATCCCTTCCTAGCAACCCCAATACCAGCCTTAAGCGCACCTCTAAGCTTACTCCCACTGACTCcaccaaaaatataaataataataacaatgacAAGAAGGAAAATGAAATTTGTCCGAGTGACAATGCAAATCCTAGCTCCAAGCCGTCTCCGCCGTCAAAAACACCTTCCCTTTCGG ATTTTGAGCCTTGTACAGTTTACAGGAGACGCACTGCTAAGAAAAAGAAGAGTAAAGGGAAGGAAGTTGCGGAGCCTTTGAGTAGCCTTTTTGAAACGAGGACTCCCAGCTTAAG GAAAAAGAAGGATGAAGATGGTGATATTGGTATCTCTAAATCATGCCCAATGCCATGTAAAAAG AAGCAATGCCGAGACAAGGCTGAGATAAATGCTTCTAAGGTTGACTTGCCCCAAGATTTCATCAACAAACAAAGAGCGTATTTTGCGGAGGTTGATGCATTTGAACTGGAAGAGGAGGTTGCAT